A stretch of the Xiphias gladius isolate SHS-SW01 ecotype Sanya breed wild chromosome 21, ASM1685928v1, whole genome shotgun sequence genome encodes the following:
- the LOC120783183 gene encoding aminoacylase-1-like isoform X2: MLPDKDGPGVGGGQSSPEGEDPSVSLFRDYLRLKTVHPEPDYDAALRFLDRVAEELGLPMKKIEVCPGRVVSIMTWEGMNPSLKSVLLNSHTDVVPVFQEHWKYDAFSAFKDAEGNIYARGSQDMKCVTIQYIQAVKRLKAEGRKLMRTVHLMFVPDEEVGGHKGMETFVKHPEFQKLNIGFALDEGLANPGEAFTVFYGERNPWWITVHCPGSPGHGSRFVENTAAEKLRQVINSFLGFREKEKHRLNTSECFTLGDVTTVNMTMVKGGVAYNVIPAEMDVSFDLRIPPTVNLQEFEREIKQWCKEAGEDVTYEFAQKHMNQNVTSTEENDPWWSAFSAACKTMNMTLEKEIFPAATDSRFIRAVGIPAIGFSPMNRTPILLHDHNEYLNEQVFLKGISMYERLIPALASVPAFPEEA; encoded by the exons ATGTTGCCTGACAAAGATGGTCCAGGTGTTGGAGGCGGACAGAGCTCTCCTGAGGGAGAGGACCCCTCTGTGAGTCTGTTCAGGGACTACCTGCGTCTCAAGACTGTGCACCCAGAGCCTGACTATG ATGCTGCTCTTCGGTTCCTGGACAGAGTAGCGGAGGAGCTTGGGCTCCCCATGAAAAAGATTGAG GTTTGTCCAGGCAGAGTTGTTTCGATCATGACATGGGAAGGGATGAACCCGAGCTTGAAATCCGTCTTACTGAATTCCCACACAGATGTCGTGCCTGTTTTCCAG GAACATTGGAAATACGATGCTTTCAGTGCTTTCAAAGATGCAGAGGGCAACATTTATGCCCGTGGATCACAGGACATGAAATGTGTAACTATACA GTACATCCAGGCTGTCAAAAGACTGAAGGCAGAGGGACGGAAACTGATGCGCACTGTCCACTTAATGTTTGTTCCTG atgAAGAAGTTGGAGGTCACAAGGGAATGGAAACATTTGTGAAGCATCCAGAGTTCCAAAAATTAAACATTGGCTTTGCCCTCGATGAag GCCTGGCTAACCCTGGTGAGGCGTTCACTGTGTTTTATGGAGAGCGGAACCCCTGGT GGATCACAGTCCACTGCCCAGGTAGTCCAGGCCATGGGTCTAGGTTTGTGGAGAACACAGCTGCTGAGAAGCTG CGCCAAGTCATAAATTCATTCCTGGGCttcagagagaaggagaaacataG GCTAAATACCAGCGAGTGTTTCACACTCGGTGACGTCACCACAGTGAATATGACCATGGTCAAAGGAGGCGTGGCCTACAACGTCATTCCAGCTGAAATGGACGTCAGCTTTGACCTAAGAATACCACCCACTGTAAATCTACAG GAGTTTGAAAGAGAGATCAAACAGTGGTGTAAGGAAGCAGGAGAAGATGTCACTTATGAGTTTGCTCAG AAACATATGAACCAAAATGTTACATCGACAGAGGAGAATGATCCTTGGTGGAGCGCCTTCAGTGCAGCCTGCAAGACAAT GAACATGACTCTGGAAAAAGAGATATTTCCAGCTGCCACAGATAGCCGTTTTATCCGAGCG GTGGGTATCCCTGCTATTGGCTTTTCCCCAATGAACCGGACACCAATCCTGCTGCACGATCACAACGAGTATCTTAATGAGCAGGTCTTCCTGAAAGGCATCAGCATGTACGAGAGGCTCATCCCAGCTCTTGCCAGCGTTCCTGCCTTTCCTGAAGAGGCTTAG
- the LOC120783183 gene encoding aminoacylase-1-like isoform X1 has protein sequence MLNTTNVPITRHGDQRRKINPTMLPDKDGPGVGGGQSSPEGEDPSVSLFRDYLRLKTVHPEPDYDAALRFLDRVAEELGLPMKKIEVCPGRVVSIMTWEGMNPSLKSVLLNSHTDVVPVFQEHWKYDAFSAFKDAEGNIYARGSQDMKCVTIQYIQAVKRLKAEGRKLMRTVHLMFVPDEEVGGHKGMETFVKHPEFQKLNIGFALDEGLANPGEAFTVFYGERNPWWITVHCPGSPGHGSRFVENTAAEKLRQVINSFLGFREKEKHRLNTSECFTLGDVTTVNMTMVKGGVAYNVIPAEMDVSFDLRIPPTVNLQEFEREIKQWCKEAGEDVTYEFAQKHMNQNVTSTEENDPWWSAFSAACKTMNMTLEKEIFPAATDSRFIRAVGIPAIGFSPMNRTPILLHDHNEYLNEQVFLKGISMYERLIPALASVPAFPEEA, from the exons ATGTTAAATACAACGAATGTGCCAATTACAAGACACGGCGATCAG aggagaaaaataaatcccaCCATGTTGCCTGACAAAGATGGTCCAGGTGTTGGAGGCGGACAGAGCTCTCCTGAGGGAGAGGACCCCTCTGTGAGTCTGTTCAGGGACTACCTGCGTCTCAAGACTGTGCACCCAGAGCCTGACTATG ATGCTGCTCTTCGGTTCCTGGACAGAGTAGCGGAGGAGCTTGGGCTCCCCATGAAAAAGATTGAG GTTTGTCCAGGCAGAGTTGTTTCGATCATGACATGGGAAGGGATGAACCCGAGCTTGAAATCCGTCTTACTGAATTCCCACACAGATGTCGTGCCTGTTTTCCAG GAACATTGGAAATACGATGCTTTCAGTGCTTTCAAAGATGCAGAGGGCAACATTTATGCCCGTGGATCACAGGACATGAAATGTGTAACTATACA GTACATCCAGGCTGTCAAAAGACTGAAGGCAGAGGGACGGAAACTGATGCGCACTGTCCACTTAATGTTTGTTCCTG atgAAGAAGTTGGAGGTCACAAGGGAATGGAAACATTTGTGAAGCATCCAGAGTTCCAAAAATTAAACATTGGCTTTGCCCTCGATGAag GCCTGGCTAACCCTGGTGAGGCGTTCACTGTGTTTTATGGAGAGCGGAACCCCTGGT GGATCACAGTCCACTGCCCAGGTAGTCCAGGCCATGGGTCTAGGTTTGTGGAGAACACAGCTGCTGAGAAGCTG CGCCAAGTCATAAATTCATTCCTGGGCttcagagagaaggagaaacataG GCTAAATACCAGCGAGTGTTTCACACTCGGTGACGTCACCACAGTGAATATGACCATGGTCAAAGGAGGCGTGGCCTACAACGTCATTCCAGCTGAAATGGACGTCAGCTTTGACCTAAGAATACCACCCACTGTAAATCTACAG GAGTTTGAAAGAGAGATCAAACAGTGGTGTAAGGAAGCAGGAGAAGATGTCACTTATGAGTTTGCTCAG AAACATATGAACCAAAATGTTACATCGACAGAGGAGAATGATCCTTGGTGGAGCGCCTTCAGTGCAGCCTGCAAGACAAT GAACATGACTCTGGAAAAAGAGATATTTCCAGCTGCCACAGATAGCCGTTTTATCCGAGCG GTGGGTATCCCTGCTATTGGCTTTTCCCCAATGAACCGGACACCAATCCTGCTGCACGATCACAACGAGTATCTTAATGAGCAGGTCTTCCTGAAAGGCATCAGCATGTACGAGAGGCTCATCCCAGCTCTTGCCAGCGTTCCTGCCTTTCCTGAAGAGGCTTAG